A stretch of Spirosoma oryzicola DNA encodes these proteins:
- a CDS encoding M3 family metallopeptidase, producing MTQNPFLTPYTTPHQTAPFDKIKNDDYLPALKEGLAQGRKDVDAIANNPAKPTFENTIVALERSGDLLGKVTSVLFNLNSAETTPELQKIVKEASPLLTEYGNDITLNEKLFSRVKAVYDQRASLKLDPESAMLLEKAYKRFARNGANLDEKGKERLRAIDKELSQLSLQFGENVLNETNEFVMVVTDEKDLAGLPDFAREAAKATAKQKGKEGESTRGWAFTLQAPSYGPFMQYADNRELRKKLFMAFNGRGFHGDKNDNSAIIGKIVNLRYERANLLGYKTHADFVLEESMAGSKDKVQSFLDELVTYARPAAERQLTELTTYAKANGFNEDKLQSWDNSYYAEKLKKEKYDLDDETLKPYFKLENVLNGVFTVANKLYGITFKERKDIPVYNPEVKTFDVFDKDGKFVAVFYGDYFPREGKRSGAWMNDIQGQKIEKGENIRPHIVNVCNFTRPTDTKPSLLTFYEVTTLFHEFGHGLHGMLANGKYESLSGTSVPRDFVELPSQVMENWCYDPEALKLFAKHYQTGEVIPNELIEKIRASQNFLAGLANLRQIRFGLVDMYYHGQKPTGETISQVEGKVDSVANLFPRVEGTAFSPAFSHIFAGGYSAGYYSYKWSEVLDADAFEFFKEKGGLENKTAADSFRKNVLEKGGSEKPMELYKKFRGREPSPKAMLRRSGLIL from the coding sequence ATGACGCAAAACCCATTCCTGACGCCGTATACGACACCGCACCAGACGGCTCCATTCGACAAAATTAAAAACGACGATTACCTGCCCGCGTTGAAAGAAGGACTGGCTCAGGGTCGTAAAGACGTAGACGCGATTGCCAACAACCCGGCCAAGCCAACGTTTGAGAATACCATCGTGGCGCTCGAACGCTCCGGCGATCTGTTGGGAAAGGTGACGTCGGTATTGTTTAACCTGAACAGCGCCGAAACAACACCCGAATTACAGAAAATCGTTAAGGAAGCGTCGCCGTTGCTGACCGAATACGGCAACGACATTACGCTGAACGAAAAGTTGTTTTCGCGCGTGAAAGCCGTGTACGACCAACGGGCCAGCCTCAAACTTGATCCGGAAAGCGCCATGCTGCTCGAAAAAGCCTACAAACGGTTTGCTCGTAACGGAGCCAATCTGGACGAGAAAGGTAAAGAGCGGTTGCGGGCTATCGACAAAGAACTTTCCCAACTGTCGCTACAATTCGGCGAAAACGTCCTAAACGAGACCAATGAATTCGTGATGGTCGTAACGGATGAGAAAGACCTCGCTGGTTTGCCTGACTTTGCACGTGAAGCCGCTAAAGCGACGGCGAAGCAGAAGGGTAAAGAAGGCGAATCCACGCGGGGCTGGGCGTTTACGTTGCAGGCGCCTAGCTATGGTCCGTTTATGCAGTACGCCGACAACCGCGAGTTGCGGAAGAAACTGTTCATGGCGTTTAACGGACGCGGATTCCACGGCGACAAAAATGACAACTCGGCCATCATCGGCAAAATTGTCAACCTGCGTTATGAGCGGGCAAATCTGCTAGGCTACAAAACGCACGCTGACTTTGTCCTTGAAGAAAGCATGGCCGGTTCGAAAGACAAGGTTCAGAGTTTTCTGGATGAGTTAGTGACCTACGCACGTCCGGCAGCCGAACGCCAGCTGACCGAGCTGACAACCTACGCCAAGGCGAACGGTTTCAACGAAGACAAGCTTCAGAGCTGGGACAATAGCTACTACGCCGAAAAGCTGAAAAAAGAAAAATACGATCTTGACGACGAAACGTTGAAACCGTATTTTAAGCTGGAGAACGTGCTGAACGGCGTGTTCACAGTTGCTAACAAGCTGTATGGCATCACGTTTAAAGAGCGCAAGGATATTCCGGTTTACAATCCTGAAGTTAAAACCTTCGATGTGTTTGACAAAGATGGCAAATTCGTTGCGGTATTCTACGGTGATTATTTTCCCCGCGAAGGCAAACGGAGCGGTGCGTGGATGAACGACATCCAGGGGCAAAAGATCGAGAAGGGTGAAAACATCCGTCCGCACATTGTCAACGTGTGTAACTTCACCCGCCCAACTGACACGAAGCCTTCCTTGCTGACCTTCTACGAAGTGACTACGCTTTTTCATGAGTTTGGTCATGGTCTGCACGGCATGCTGGCGAACGGCAAGTATGAAAGTCTAAGCGGTACTAGCGTTCCCCGCGATTTTGTTGAGTTGCCGTCGCAGGTAATGGAGAACTGGTGCTATGACCCGGAAGCGCTGAAGCTATTTGCCAAACACTATCAGACTGGCGAAGTAATTCCGAACGAATTGATCGAAAAGATTCGGGCAAGCCAAAATTTCCTGGCTGGTTTGGCTAACCTGCGGCAGATACGGTTTGGACTGGTCGATATGTATTACCACGGTCAGAAGCCGACTGGCGAAACCATCAGTCAGGTTGAAGGTAAAGTTGATTCAGTCGCCAACCTATTCCCGCGTGTCGAAGGTACCGCGTTCAGCCCTGCTTTCTCGCACATCTTTGCAGGTGGGTATTCGGCAGGCTATTACAGTTACAAATGGAGCGAGGTACTGGATGCCGATGCGTTCGAGTTCTTCAAAGAAAAAGGAGGTCTGGAGAATAAAACGGCTGCGGACAGCTTCCGCAAAAACGTGCTGGAAAAAGGAGGTAGCGAAAAGCCAATGGAACTTTACAAAAAATTCCGTGGTCGCGAACCGTCTCCCAAAGCGATGCTCCGCCGGAGTGGATTAATTCTGTAA